In a genomic window of Ipomoea triloba cultivar NCNSP0323 chromosome 3, ASM357664v1:
- the LOC116013509 gene encoding uncharacterized protein LOC116013509, with the protein MSCLALSLQPANGPDILLQTREWFPPSRALMALSAFRQTRLAFSKHAQAASAMSSPEPTPSDALGDDPLAASSGQVIVGVESRYRVVYRLVNSIYVLAITTADENDKDRIVNNVFECISIVNQAVSVVVTACRGVDVTPEKLGKKYAEIYMALDIVLRGVSNIRLAAMLASMHGDSIAKMVHSAANTESKIRGADNWASLEGHSVEHEAGVESFSKAIFELPPETLEAGDEVAATLVITGGEKEEEKEKVEESEEKDPFAASDRINKPESLVGEFKKYKDKDNSDVTKALAGLEVTTLPPAAASQSTHIGVEGFEGDYGGIEFTNEGSTLREDFEGINDAWGGGLDASEYVGTKKIKKDQGLGGLELLETSEPPKTQAGAPAESDAGKNLEDILVKKMKGPEMYITEEISAEFRESLLSRVGLMGTIYLKTMPPKPSDDKETEFSFKVDGTGGVKRFVMQNSLVSSLGNGMFHVKTTPSNEPIPIIKYSLLPRLTPLPLRVRLVQRLSGTLLSVMLQYVSNPDLSAPLTNVTFVMKLPVDPTLVKVSPKAVLNRSEKELKWHIEEIPLKGNPGRLRARFPVDISDEDNIEELEVVGSVKFSTQGARSLSGISLLPAIEGKTDFYEVDHRYASGNYICN; encoded by the coding sequence ATGTCTTGTTTGGCACTTTCCCTTCAACCCGCCAACGGCCCCGACATCCTCCTCCAAACCCGAGAATGGTTTCCTCCATCTCGTGCCCTAATGGCCCTCTCCGCCTTCCGGCAGACCCGGTTAGCCTTCTCCAAGCATGCTCAAGCGGCCTCCGCTATGTCCTCACCGGAGCCCACCCCCTCCGATGCCCTAGGCGATGATCCTCTCGCCGCATCTTCCGGTCAGGTAATTGTCGGCGTGGAATCCCGGTATCGTGTTGTTTATCGGCTTGTTAATTCCATTTATGTGCTTGCTATTACCACTGCTGATGAAAATGATAAGGATCGAATTGTGAATAATGTGTTTGAGTGTATTAGCATTGTGAATCAAGCGGTTTCGGTTGTAGTAACTGCTTGTAGGGGTGTGGATGTGACCCCTGAAAAGCTTGGCAAGAAATACGCTGAGATCTATATGGCTTTGGATATAGTTTTGAGAGGGGTTAGTAATATCAGGCTTGCAGCTATGCTGGCCTCGATGCACGGGGATAGCATTGCCAAAATGGTGCATTCTGCTGCCAATACAGAGAGTAAGATTAGGGGAGCTGATAATTGGGCAAGTTTGGAAGGTCACTCTGTAGAGCATGAGGCTGGGGTAGAATCGTTTTCGAAAGCTATATTTGAGTTGCCTCCCGAGACACTGGAGGCTGGGGATGAAGTTGCTGCCACATTGGTGATCACGGGCGGGGAaaaggaggaggagaaggagaaggTGGAGGAGAGTGAGGAGAAGGATCCATTTGCAGCAAGTGATAGGATTAACAAACCAGAGTCATTGGTGGGCGAGTTTAAGAAGTATAAGGATAAAGATAATTCTGATGTGACTAAAGCGTTGGCTGGGCTTGAGGTGACTACATTGCCACCTGCTGCAGCTAGTCAGTCAACACACATTGGTGTTGAAGGGTTTGAAGGGGATTATGGCGGGATAGAGTTTACTAATGAGGGATCAACACTGAGAGAGGATTTCGAAGGGATTAATGATGCGTGGGGTGGTGGATTGGATGCCTCAGAGTATGTGGgaacaaagaaaattaagaaagatCAAGGGCTCGGTGGGCTTGAGTTATTGGAAACTAGTGAGCCTCCTAAAACTCAAGCTGGAGCTCCTGCTGAGAGTGATGCTGGCAAGAATCTTGAGGACATtttggtgaagaagatgaagggtCCGGAGATGTACATTACAGAAGAGATCAGTGCAGAGTTTAGGGAGTCATTGCTTTCTAGAGTTGGATTGATGGGCACTATCTACTTAAAGACAATGCCTCCAAAACCATCTGATGACAAGGAAACTGAGTTTTCATTCAAGGTTGATGGTACAGGTGGAGTTAAGAGATTTGTTATGCAAAACTCTCTAGTGAGTAGCCTTGGAAATGGGATGTTTCATGTGAAGACTACACCTTCAAATGAGCCTATTCCAATTATCAAGTACAGCTTGCTACCACGCTTAACACCATTGCCTTTGAGGGTTCGTCTTGTTCAACGCCTCAGTGGAACATTACTCTCTGTGATGCTGCAGTATGTGTCAAACCCAGATCTGTCAGCTCCTTTAACTAATGTGACTTTTGTTATGAAGCTTCCTGTGGATCCAACCTTAGTAAAGGTTTCCCCAAAAGCTGTACTGAACAGGTCTGAGAAAGAACTAAAATGGCATATAGAAGAGATCCCACTGAAGGGCAATCCTGGTAGGTTGAGGGCTAGGTTTCCAGTGGATATTAGTGATGAAGATAATATTGAAGAACTTGAGGTCGTTGGTTCTGTAAAGTTTTCTACGCAAGGAGCTAGATCATTGTCAGGCATCTCTTTGCTGCCTGCAATTGAGGGTAAGACAGACTTTTATGAGGTTGATCACAGGTATGCAAGTGGGAATTACATTTGCAACTAA
- the LOC116014299 gene encoding DNA repair protein XRCC3 homolog translates to MNPEDLLQPLLITQTRKCTLGCPLLDRLLAGGVPCNSVTELVAESGCGKTQISLQLLLTAQLPFSLGGLSASSLYLYSEPPFPLRRLRQLSLSFPALHNPLDKILTHPLHSAYHLLDLLPRIDSILSRPPAPLSPIKLVVIDSIAALFRYEFENKPRELKQRSDLFFKISGKLKEQARRFGLAVLVVNQVVDVVNASESIRIGNLPSLYTSGRNVCAVLGLSWANCVNTRLFLSKHEERVGEDGDGCALMQKRQFMRVVFSPYLPDSSCEFVIRKEGVFGVER, encoded by the coding sequence ATGAATCCAGAAGATCTTCTTCAACCTCTCTTAATCACCCAAACACGGAAGTGCACTCTTGGCTGCCCACTTCTAGATCGCCTCCTCGCCGGCGGCGTCCCTTGCAACTCTGTAACCGAGCTAGTCGCCGAGAGCGGCTGCGGAAAAACCCAAATCTCCCTCCAACTCCTCCTCACTGCCCAGCTCCCTTTCTCCCTCGGCGGCCTCTCCGCCTCCTCTCTCTACCTCTACTCCGAGCCTCCTTTCCCTCTCCGCCGCCTCCGCCAGCTCTCCCTTTCTTTCCCCGCTCTTCACAACCCCTTGGATAAGATCCTCACCCACCCACTTCACTCTGCATACCACCTGCTCGACCTATTGCCCCGCATTGACTCCATTCTATCCCGCCCCCCAGCACCCCTTTCCCCTATCAAGCTAGTGGTTATTGACTCCATAGCCGCGCTATTTCGCTATGAATTCGAGAACAAGCCGCGGGAGCTTAAGCAGAGGTCGGATTTGTTCTTCAAGATTTCGGGGAAATTAAAGGAGCAAGCGAGGAGGTTTGGTTTGGCGGTGTTGGTGGTTAACCAGGTTGTGGATGTGGTGAATGCTTCTGAATCGATTCGGATTGGCAATTTGCCTTCGCTGTACACTTCTGGAAGGAATGTGTGTGCTGTTCTGGGATTATCCTGGGCGAATTGTGTGAATACGAGGTTGTTTTTGTCCAAGCATGAGGAAAGAGTGGGTGAAGATGGAGATGGGTGTGCTCTTATGCAGAAAAGACAGTTTATGCGCGTTGTGTTTTCCCCCTATCTGCCTGATTCTTCCTGCGAATTTGTTATTAGAAAAGAAGGGGTTTTTGGAGTTGAAAGGTAG
- the LOC116012541 gene encoding uncharacterized protein LOC116012541 — MDESDKHNFQEEEEELETISLNNFPTANTDAAENDGGIHDRRLPSDPVVDLFEFFSDFTSESETSHAEEIIFCGKVMALKGQAQRSADGDGRKLQSFHGRRCESLSSIPRNGSKSGRWQLPRSSRSLDYKKLRRTPSLCSSELDRSSSKPDNVSPAAGLKPQKPRWYALMFGLVKFPPEMDLQDIKNRQVRRTVSPMFHIDDRSSSETGRNSPSMRNERKSSWDFIKMLSCKDHASVAVTTSSFDCISHA; from the coding sequence ATGGATGAAAGTGACAAGCATAATttccaagaagaagaagaagaactcGAGACAATCTCCCTTAACAATTTCCCAACAGCGAACACCGATGCGGCGGAGAACGACGGCGGAATCCATGATCGCCGATTGCCCTCTGATCCCGTCGTCGACCTTTTTGAGTTCTTCAGCGATTTCACATCCGAGTCAGAGACATCCCATGCTGAAGAAATAATTTTCTGCGGCAAAGTCATGGCTTTGAAGGGTCAAGCCCAGAGAAGTGCCGATGGAGACGGCCGGAAATTGCAGAGCTTCCATGGCCGGAGATGCGAGTCTTTGTCGTCGATTCCTCGAAACGGGTCAAAGAGTGGCAGATGGCAGCTCCCGAGGAGCAGCCGATCTTTGGATTACAAGAAGCTTCGTCGGACTCCGAGTTTGTGTTCGTCGGAGCTTGATCGGAGCTCGTCGAAGCCCGATAATGTTTCGCCGGCGGCTGGGCTAAAACCGCAGAAGCCGAGATGGTATGCTTTGATGTTTGGGCTTGTAAAGTTCCCACCGGAGATGGATCTCCAGGATATCAAGAACCGGCAAGTCCGCCGGACTGTTAGCCCAATGTTTCACATTGATGACCGGAGCTCGTCGGAAACAGGCCGGAACTCGCCGTCGATGAGGAATGAACGGAAATCTTCGTGGGATTTCATAAAGATGTTGAGTTGCAAAGATCATGCGAGTGTGGCCGTAACGACGTCGTCTTTTGACTGCATATCCCACGCTTAA